A genomic region of Choristoneura fumiferana chromosome 17, NRCan_CFum_1, whole genome shotgun sequence contains the following coding sequences:
- the xmas gene encoding RRM_XMAS2 and SAC3_GANP domain-containing protein xmas: MEKIKSPITKSPPGVNLNMKTSITCTNVPESLFEPAATKKHFSKFGRVKRIRLLPKKQTCIVEYEQPSSVEQAVLNAGAYDGFMFDVTRVKPRTRRKSKRDDDPDWVPDSDVEEELSAMGGGPSIVTRQSRMDTSPEKIKSVSRSHVVNQSPLRKKAPVREKPVILQSKISIESPVIVVSQTTLSTSEAASELHQLRYKISQTPDEQWRILDARDRILRAWGGAGARVKIGGATIGTCPDMCPEKERLHRQAEHQVMSLETVPDCDYQLEAWRAVKQYSRSSADQEIPMCYELRPAVVLERTCAYLLCEIADTTRQVTLADWFHFMWDRFRGIRKDITQQALCCAESIRLVEMCARFHAHCAARLADLEHTQFDQKLNTDNLTKCLQTLKHMYSDVAPEHKPREAEFRGYIALLNLGDANFWWEIKHLPQDIQKSEAITFAIKVFNALDNNNYIRFFRLVKEKATYLQACILLRYFNDVRARALARIVKGFAPRGGSRYPAEELMNALAFETVDSMKSFVNHYGLRFAKTDESGLTVILDRNQFIEDSDPYPVARAPDLIESKRQHKVGAVIAGGQVPIVDFGRNLPYSSFNKDGTLKEEALTALDQGYSTSNDSNKDLQSLRDEIRRLAQGSKGYAVMDRLAEKKANVFGQPEAKSLSPGRSNAALRTDDSGGRSKTLFSFKPAIPVAPIEIINNSPEKMDSPGKGFFVFSKPQENKDNLFSMPTNNNGVTNVFGKPVDKSADLFKSQTTFGESKPGERLFKRPETKSSIFSQPINDTKQDLKKLVDSNSGSNIFSKKDEAVFGSKNIFANSNNNIFGKSDADHSQTGNIFGKFSNQTGDIKNPSSVFGAFNKDKPILEKVDTTLQPKSIFASNGEQNAVSPGSLFKSAIRTENPALAQNIFTPVNEPKNGDIYDFNDDAQNELEAQKIHEQKIREEEMRRMEEIRKEEERRHELKLQEEKKRQEELKRKELELKRMEEERKKEEQRKQEELKRLLEEEEERKRVEEARKAELRRKAEIERLFKLRVDKESSEVTEELIDEIKDESVRDLMKEELDKLNKLIDFAGVVTEEIVTQLCAEICYAEMLAEKIYAQKLMRKWFDVWRRHLVRNLKRRNLLEDTPVWITDKTPAQEASYLKRLVEGASLKNMNNIHKGYRFTGELPQLPAPESLNLMEIIKSSLIKRMKHINYSYDKGFFWKITLISPGGQWMYRKIDIDKWLLDSFSDKKDHEVSSSLIYVGKQTWNQLMDFAISVSLKSKCKGDCSEAMEGTNSLLFYTTDNEYDLIKTIEETLQSRYPYQTVPIAIVIPAMRNENLEHFLTNCVNTKKISAFKIFIVDAKNVLDSLTKCTKSALKWLAKNYPGVPPLEIDYLKSICERYLGNEIWLQLRSIKDTRVDTVMKDLNKLVQCYNMGVDKLTQIITDEDQLNYPLFPLELKEYLNDSPVYPKPYEYITSSARNSDNLSEIKNLMKHLKLPNPVADCRPATVDNIKEQIYAYCTQIGWFQYPEKSTLGVTLFELSDILRMPHENFKTYFENFDFGCFLNLIVYEKINSLRDLENRYAVYKKTDLEEYRNAFWLYEVDMIYNLKHKALEYEDTLDEFIHAKRQKIALESLEYLTLDDKDCTLVEESIKDAESKIMKYTDCMEAVYKLESQLEEESKKSMELERRLQAALLDA; this comes from the exons atggaaaaaataaaaagtcccATAACGAAAAGCCCTCCTGGCGTCAACCTCAACATGAAAACTTCTATcac GTGCACAAATGTTCCGGAAAGCCTGTTTGAGCCAGCTGCAACAAAGAAGCATTTTAGCAAATTTGGACGAGTGAAGCGTATACGTTTATTGCCCAAGAAGCAGACATGTATTGTGGAATATGAGCAGCCCTCTTCTGTAGAGCAAGCTGTGTTAAATGCTGGAGCTTATGATGGCTTCATGTTTGACGTAACTCGAGTTAAGCCCCGAAC AAGAAGAAAAAGCAAAAGAGATGATGACCCTGACTGGGTTCCAGACTCTGATGTGGAAGAAGAATTGTCAGCAATGGGTGGTGGTCCATCTATTGTAACAAGGCAAAGTC GCATGGATACAAGCCCTGAAAAAATCAAATCCGTCTCCAGATCACATGTCGTTAACCAGTCACCTTTGAGAAAAAAAGCCCCAGTTCGAGAAAAACCAGTTATATT GCAATCCAAAATTAGCATCGAGTCACCAGTTATAGTTGTGTCCCAAACAACTCTCAGCACTTCTGAAGCAGCCTCAGAACTGCACCAGCTGCGATATAAGATATCACAAACTCCTGATGAGCAATGGAGAATATTGGATGCCCGTGACAG AATCTTGAGAGCATGGGGTGGTGCCGGTGCGCGTGTAAAGATCGGTGGCGCCACCATCGGCACTTGCCCCGACATGTGCCCCGAAAAAGAACGACTCCATAGACAGGCTGAACACCAG GTCATGTCTCTGGAAACTGTACCTGACTGCGACTACCAATTGGAAGCATGGCGAGCTGTCAAGCAGTACAGCCGTAGTTCAGCTGATCAGGAGATTCCGATGTGCTATGAGCTGCGACCTGCAGTGGTCTTGGAACGGACCTGTGCTTACCTATTGTGCGAGATAGCTGATACTACAAGACAA GTTACCCTTGCCGATTGGTTTCATTTCATGTGGGACCGTTTCCGTGGTATACGGAAGGATATAACACAACAGGCTCTTTGTTGTGCAG AGTCTATCCGGTTGGTGGAGATGTGTGCCCGTTTCCACGCGCACTGCGCGGCGCGGCTCGCCGACCTCGAGCACACGCAGTTCGACCAGAAACTGAACACCGACAATCTCACCAAGTGCCTGCAAACACTCAAGCACATGTACTCCGACGTGGCCCCCGAGCACAAGCCACGCGAGGCCGAGTTCAGGGGATACATCGCTCTGCTAAACCTTGGCGATGCTAACTTCTGGTGGGAG ATAAAACATTTGCCGCAAGACATACAAAAGTCCGAAGCGATTACGTTTGCTATAAAAGTTTTCAATGCGTTGGACAATAACAACTACATCCGATTTTTCCGTCTAGTCAAAGAGAAAGCCACATATTTGCAAGCGTGTATTCTGCTGAGATATTTCAATGATGTTCGCGCGAGAGCCCTCGCCAGAATCGTCAAAGGATTTGCTCCTAGAGGTGGCTCTCGGTACCCAGCAGAAGAGTTAATGAATGCTCTTGCATTTGAAACAGTTGACAGTATGAAATCTTTTGTGAATCACTATGGTTTGCGTTTCGCAAAAACCGATGAATCCGGTCTGACAGTCATACTAGATAGAAATCAGTTCATAGAAGACAGTGACCCGTACCCGGTCGCACGCGCCCCTGACCTAATTGAATCAAAGCGGCAGCACAAGGTAGGCGCCGTCATAGCGGGTGGGCAGGTACCCATTGTTGATTTCGGACGGAATCTCCCATATTCCAGTTTCAACAAAGATGGCACCCTTAAAGAGGAGGCCTTGACTGCTCTGGACCAGGGATACAGTACATCAAATGACAGCAACAAAGACTTGCAAAGTCTTAGAGATGAAATTCGGCGTCTAGCTCAAGGTAGTAAAGGATATGCAGTGATGGATAGATTAGCAGAGAAGAAGGCAAATGTTTTTGGTCAACCTGAAGCAAAATCGCTGAGTCCAGGGCGGTCTAATGCTGCTCTTCGAACTGATGACTCGGGTGGAAGGAGCAAAACATTGTTTTCCTTTAAACCAGCTATCCCAGTAGCTCCAATAGAGATCATAAATAATTCACCAGAGAAGATGGATAGCCCCGGAAAAGGCTTTTTCGTCTTTTCGAAACCGCAAGAAAATAAAGACAATTTATTCAGTATGCCAACAAATAATAATGGAGTTACAAATGTTTTTGGAAAACCTGTAGATAAGAGTGCTGATCTTTTTAAGAGTCAAACCACATTTGGGGAATCTAAACCTGGTGAGAGACTATTCAAAAGGCCAGAAACTAAAAGTTCTATATTTAGCCAACCAATAAATGACACTAAACAAGATCTTAAAAAGTTGGTTGATAGCAACTCAggcagtaatattttttcgaaaaaagATGAAGCTGTATTTGgaagtaaaaatatctttgcaAACTCCAACAATAATATCTTTGGTAAATCTGATGCAGATCATTCTCAAACGGGAAATATATTTGGTAAATTCTCAAATCAAACTGGCGATATAAAAAATCCATCAAGCGTTTTTGGAGCTTTCAACAAGGATAAGCCAATTTTGGAAAAAGTCGACACAACCTTGCAGCCTAAATCAATATTCGCTTCTAATGGAGAACAAAATGCTGTATCCCCAGGAAGCCTGTTTAAAAGCGCTATAAGAACTGAAAATCCAGCACTTGCGCAAAACATTTTTACACCTGTCAATGAGCCTAAGAATGGAGACATCTATGACTTCAATGATGATGCTCAAAATGAATTAGAGGCACAAAAAATTCATGAGCAAAAAATAAGAGAGGAGGAAATGCGAAGGATGGAAGAAATTCGAAAGGAAGAAGAGCGAAGGCATGAATTAAAACTGCAAGAAGAGAAAAAGCGCCAAGAAGAACTTAAAAGAAAAGAACTAGAACTCAAACGTATGGAAGAGGAGAGAAAAAAGGAGGAGCAGAGAAAACAAGAAGAGTTGAAAAGACTGttggaagaagaagaagaaaggaaAAGAGTTGAGGAAGCTAGAAAAGCTGAACTTAGGCGCAAAGCTGAGATAGAGCGGCTATTTAAGTTAAGAGTGGACAAAGAATCGTCTGAGGTAACAGAAGAGTTAATTGATGAAATTAAAGATGAGTCAGTAAGAGATCTAATGAAAGAAGAATTAGATAAACTAAATAAGTTAATAGATTTTGCTGGAGTTGTCACAGAGGAAATTGTCACACAGTTATGTGCCGAAATCTGCTACGCAGAAATGCTggcagaaaaaatatatgctcAAAAACTAATGAGAAAGTGGTTTGATGTTTGGCGAAGGCATTTGGTAAGAAACCTGAAAAGAAGAAACCTTTTGGAAGACACACCAGTTTGGATTACTGACAAAACTCCAGCACAAGAGGCGTCCTATCTTAAACGTTTAGTGGAAGGTGCTTCGTTGAAAAATATGAACAACATACATAAAGGATACAGATTTACAGGCGAGTTGCCGCAATTACCTGCTCCTGAATCATTAAACTTAATGGAAATAATCAAATCCTCGCTAATAAAACGAATGAAACATATTAATTACTCGTATGACAAGGGTTTTTTCTGGAAAATAACTCTAATATCACCTGGTGGACAATGGATGTATAGAAAGATTGATATTGATAAATGGTTATTAGATTCTTTCAGTGACAAAAAAGACCATGAAGTTTCCAGCAGTTTGATATATGTAGGCAAACAAACTTGGAATCAGTTAATGGATTTTGCTATATCTGTAAGCTTGAAAAGCAAATGTAAAGGAGATTGTAGTGAAGCTATGGAAGGTACTAATTCTTTGCTATTTTATACAACTGATAATGAATATGATTTGATTAAAACTATTGAAGAAACCTTACAGAGTAGATATCCATATCAAACGGTTCCTATTGCGATTGTTATACCTGCAATGCGTAATGAAAACTTAGAACACTTCCTAACTAACTGTGTCAATACTAAAAAGATATCcgcttttaaaattttcattgtaGATGCTAAAAATGTTTTGGATTCTTTAACAAAGTGTACCAAAAGTGCATTGAAATGGCTGGCAAAAAATTATCCGGGAGTTCCTCCGCTCGAAATAGATTATTTGAAATCGATTTGCGAGAGGTATCTTGGGAACGAAATTTGGTTACAGCTGAGAAGTATAAAAGATACTCGCGTGGATACAGTTATGAAGGACTTAAATAAACTGGTCCAGTGCTATAACATGGGAGTTGACAAGCTGACTCAAATTATTACAGATGAAGATCAGCTAAATTATCCCTTGTTTCCTTTAGAACTAAAGGAGTACTTAAATGATTCACCTGTATATCCTAAACCATATGAATACATCACTAGCAGTGCAAGAAATTCTGATAATTTATCAGAAATAAAAAACCTGatgaaacatttaaaactgCCGAACCCTGTCGCGGACTGTCGTCCAGCAACTGTTGATAATATAAAAGAACAAATATACGCTTACTGCACCCAGATTGGTTGGTTTCAATATCCAGAAAAGAGCACTCTTGGAGTTACGTTATTCGAATTATCGGACATATTGAGGATGCcacatgaaaattttaaaacatactttgaaaattttgattttggatGTTTCCTAAACTTAAtagtttatgaaaaaattaacagTCTGAGAGATCTTGAAAATAGATATGCTGTATATAAGAAAACAGATCTGGAAGAATATCGAAATGCATTTTGGCTGTATGAAGTGGATATGATATACAATTTAAAACACAAGGCTTTAGAATATGAGGATACATTAGATGAGTTTATACATGCGAAACGCCAAAAAATTGCCTTAGAGTCGCTGGAATATTTAACACTTGACGATAAAGATTGTACTTTAGTAGAAGAGAGTATCAAAGATGCTGAGTCTAAGATTATGAAGTACACAGATTGCATGGAAGCTGTTTATAAACTAGAAAGTCAATTAGAGGAGGAAAGTAAAAAGTCTATGGAACTAGAAAGAAGGTTACAAGCTGCTCTTTTGGATGCATAA